A stretch of the Xiphias gladius isolate SHS-SW01 ecotype Sanya breed wild chromosome 21, ASM1685928v1, whole genome shotgun sequence genome encodes the following:
- the grm2b gene encoding glutamate receptor, metabotropic 2b isoform X1, which yields MLSVVLCPRLLANSAHYWPLHVLLLELLIPGVLPSISRLAPAAKHEIVMDGDLVIGGLFPVHEKGDGTEDCGKINEERGIQRLEAMLLALDEINSSDRILPGLQLGAHILDTCSKDTYALEQSLDFVRASLTKAHDPGFICPDGSRPIQNEVPLAISGVIGGSYSDVSIQVANLLRLFQIPQISYASTSAKLSDKTRYDYFARTVPPDFYQAKAMAEILRYFNWTYVSTVASEGDYGETGIDAFQQEARTRQICIATSAKVSRSMNRQGYENVIRSLQQKSNAKVVILFTRSEDARELLVAAARMNVTFTWVASDGWGAQESVVRGSETAADGAFTLELASYTIREFEDYFTKLNPYTNTRNPWFKEFWEHRFDCSLEEHGCSEHSLRDGTFEQESKIMFVVNAVYAMAYALHNMRQAVCSNTSKVCDAMKPGNGKRFYKEFILKTKFEAPFRPADTESMVRFNSVGDSISRYNIFHYHKEEGKFIYKKVGYWDQNLTLNTTVVPWRGLVPPTSQCSDPCRKNEVKSMQPGDVCCWICIPCQPYQYLQDEFTCADCSFGQWPLANLTGCYDLPEEYIRWEDAWAIGPVTISCFGILCTLSVVGLFFKHNETPVVKASGRELSYILLLGVLMCYSMTFIYIAKPSTAVCTLRRLGLGTSFAVCYSALLTKTNRIARIFSGVKDGAQRPRFISPASQVAICGALISCQLLVAIIWLLVEVPGVRKEVSPERRDVVTLKCNSRDSSMLMSLTYNCILIILCTVYAFKTRKCPENFNEAKFIGFTMYTTCIIWLAFQPIFYVTASDYRVQTTTMCISVSLSGSVVLGCLFAPKIHIILFQPQKNVASLRVTANRFSATVSASASAPSSSYSKGSASNYVPAVCNGREVVDSTTSSL from the exons ATGCTGAGTGTAGTGCTCTGCCCTAGGTTGTTGGCCAATTCTGCCCATTATTGGCCTCTCCACGTGCTTCTGCTGGAGCTGCTGATACCAGGAGTCCTGCCCAGCATCTCCAGATTAGCCCCCGCTGCCAAACATGAGATTGTCATGGATGGGGACTTGGTGATTGGAGGCCTGTTCCCTGTGCACGAAAAAGGTGATGGGACGGAGGACTGTGGTAAGATCAATGAGGAGAGGGGAATCCAGAGACTCGAGGCCATGCTGCTGGCACTTGATGAGATTAACTCCAGCGATCGCATCCTTCCGGGACTCCAACTGGGGGCCCACATCCTGGACACTTGCTCGAAGGACACCTACGCTCTGGAGCAGTCTCTAGATTTCGTCAGGGCCTCCCTCACCAAGGCGCATGATCCGGGCTTCATCTGCCCAGACGGCTCCAGACCCATCCAAAACGAGGTTCCACTGGCCATCTCTGGGGTCATTGGAGGGTCTTACAGTGATGTCTCCATTCAG GTCGCCAACCTTCTGCGGTTGTTCCAGATCCCTCAGATCAGCTATGCCTCCACCAGTGCAAAGCTCAGTGATAAAACCCGCTACGACTACTTTGCCCGCACCGTGCCCCCTGACTTCTACCAGGCCAAAGCCATGGCTGAGATCCTGCGTTACTTCAATTGGACCTACGTCTCAACAGTCGCATCAGAGGGTGACTATGGTGAGACTGGCATTGATGCCTTCCAGCAGGAGGCCCGCACTCGCCAAATCTGCATCGCCACTTCAGCCAAGGTGAGCCGCTCTATGAACCGCCAGGGCTATGAAAATGTGATCCGCTCCCTGCAGCAAAAGTCCAACGCCAAGGTGGTCATCCTGTTCACCCGCAGTGAAGACGCTCGGGAGCTGTTGGTGGCTGCTGCTCGCATGAATGTCACATTCACCTGGGTGGCCAGTGATGGATGGGGAGCGCAGGAGAGTGTGGTGAGGGGCAGCGAGACCGCGGCAGATGGTGCTTTCACCCTTGAACTAGCCTCCTACACAATCAGAGAGTTCGAAGACTACTTCACCAAGCTGAACCCGTACACCAACACGAGGAACCCATGGTTTAAAGAATTCTGGGAGCACCGGTTTGACTGCAGCCTCGAGGAGCATGGCTGCAGTGAGCACAGCCTGCGAGATGGAACTTTTGAGCAGGAGTCCAAGATAATGTTTGTGGTAAACGCAGTCTATGCCATGGCCTATGCTCTGCACAACATGAGGCAAGCTGTTTGCTCCAACACATCCAAGGTCTGTGATGCCATGAAACCAGGTAACGGCAAAAGGTTTTACAAGGAGTTCATCCTGAAAACCAAGTTTGAAG CCCCATTCAGACCCGCAGACACAGAGAGCATGGTGCGCTTCAACTCTGTTGGCGACAGCATCAGCCGCTACAACATCTTTCACTACCacaaagaggagggaaagtTCATCTATAAGAAAGTCGGCTACTGGGACCAGAACCTGACCCTGAACACCACCGTAGTACCCTGGCGTGGCCTTGTACCACCCACTTCCCAGTGCAGCGACCCCTGCAGGAAGAATGAAGTGAAGAGTATGCAGCCTGGAGATGTGTGCTGCTGGATCTGTATCCCCTGTCAGCCCTACCAGTACCTGCAGGACGAGTTCACCTGTGCTGACTGCAGCTTCGGTCAGTGGCCTCTGGCCAACTTGACTGGCTGCTACGATCTGCCTGAAGAGTACATTCGGTGGGAGGATGCCTGGGCCATTGGGCCTGTCACCATCTCCTGCTTTGGTATACTGTGTACTCTGTCAGTAGTGGGCCTGTTCTTCAAGCACAATGAGACTCCAGTGGTTAAGGCAAGTGGACGTGAACTCTCCTACATCCTCCTGCTGGGAGTCCTGATGTGCTACAGCATGACTTTCATCTACATTGCCAAACCTTCTACGGCTGTTTGCACTCTACGTCGACTAGGCCTGGGCACCTCATTCGCAGTGTGTTACTCCGCCCTGCTAACCAAGACCAACCGCATCGCTCGTATCTTCAGTGGGGTGAAGGATGGAGCCCAGCGGCCACGCTTCATTAGTCCAGCCTCCCAGGTAGCAATCTGCGGCGCTCTTATCTCCTGCCAGCTTCTTGTAGCCATTATCTGGCTGTTGGTGGAGGTGCCAGGGGTTCGGAAGGAGGTTAGCCCAGAGAGGAGAGACGTGGTCACCCTCAAGTGCAACAGCAGGGACTCCAGCATGCTCATGTCACTCACCTACAACTGCATCCTCATTATCCTCTGCACTGTCTATGCCTTCAAGACGCGAAAGTGCCCTGAAAACTTCAATGAGGCCAAGTTCATTGGGTTCACCATGTATACCACCTGCATCATCTGGCTCGCTTTCCAGCCAATCTTCTACGTCACTGCCAGCGACTACAGG GTGCAGACCACCACCATGTGTATTTCCGTCAGTCTGAGTGGCTCAGTGGTTCTCGGCTGCCTCTTCGCCCCCAAGATCCACATCATCCTGTTCCAGCCCCAGAAAAATGTTGCCTCACTCAGAGTCACAGCCAACCGTTTCAGTGCCACGGTGTCTGCTTCTGCCTCCGCTCCCAGCTCCAGCTACTCTAAAG GATCAGCTTCTAACTACGTGCCAGCCGTTTGCAACGGCCGCGAGGTGGTGGACTCTACAACGTCCTCTTTGTGA
- the grm2b gene encoding glutamate receptor, metabotropic 2b isoform X2 gives MAEILRYFNWTYVSTVASEGDYGETGIDAFQQEARTRQICIATSAKVSRSMNRQGYENVIRSLQQKSNAKVVILFTRSEDARELLVAAARMNVTFTWVASDGWGAQESVVRGSETAADGAFTLELASYTIREFEDYFTKLNPYTNTRNPWFKEFWEHRFDCSLEEHGCSEHSLRDGTFEQESKIMFVVNAVYAMAYALHNMRQAVCSNTSKVCDAMKPGNGKRFYKEFILKTKFEAPFRPADTESMVRFNSVGDSISRYNIFHYHKEEGKFIYKKVGYWDQNLTLNTTVVPWRGLVPPTSQCSDPCRKNEVKSMQPGDVCCWICIPCQPYQYLQDEFTCADCSFGQWPLANLTGCYDLPEEYIRWEDAWAIGPVTISCFGILCTLSVVGLFFKHNETPVVKASGRELSYILLLGVLMCYSMTFIYIAKPSTAVCTLRRLGLGTSFAVCYSALLTKTNRIARIFSGVKDGAQRPRFISPASQVAICGALISCQLLVAIIWLLVEVPGVRKEVSPERRDVVTLKCNSRDSSMLMSLTYNCILIILCTVYAFKTRKCPENFNEAKFIGFTMYTTCIIWLAFQPIFYVTASDYRVQTTTMCISVSLSGSVVLGCLFAPKIHIILFQPQKNVASLRVTANRFSATVSASASAPSSSYSKGSASNYVPAVCNGREVVDSTTSSL, from the exons ATGGCTGAGATCCTGCGTTACTTCAATTGGACCTACGTCTCAACAGTCGCATCAGAGGGTGACTATGGTGAGACTGGCATTGATGCCTTCCAGCAGGAGGCCCGCACTCGCCAAATCTGCATCGCCACTTCAGCCAAGGTGAGCCGCTCTATGAACCGCCAGGGCTATGAAAATGTGATCCGCTCCCTGCAGCAAAAGTCCAACGCCAAGGTGGTCATCCTGTTCACCCGCAGTGAAGACGCTCGGGAGCTGTTGGTGGCTGCTGCTCGCATGAATGTCACATTCACCTGGGTGGCCAGTGATGGATGGGGAGCGCAGGAGAGTGTGGTGAGGGGCAGCGAGACCGCGGCAGATGGTGCTTTCACCCTTGAACTAGCCTCCTACACAATCAGAGAGTTCGAAGACTACTTCACCAAGCTGAACCCGTACACCAACACGAGGAACCCATGGTTTAAAGAATTCTGGGAGCACCGGTTTGACTGCAGCCTCGAGGAGCATGGCTGCAGTGAGCACAGCCTGCGAGATGGAACTTTTGAGCAGGAGTCCAAGATAATGTTTGTGGTAAACGCAGTCTATGCCATGGCCTATGCTCTGCACAACATGAGGCAAGCTGTTTGCTCCAACACATCCAAGGTCTGTGATGCCATGAAACCAGGTAACGGCAAAAGGTTTTACAAGGAGTTCATCCTGAAAACCAAGTTTGAAG CCCCATTCAGACCCGCAGACACAGAGAGCATGGTGCGCTTCAACTCTGTTGGCGACAGCATCAGCCGCTACAACATCTTTCACTACCacaaagaggagggaaagtTCATCTATAAGAAAGTCGGCTACTGGGACCAGAACCTGACCCTGAACACCACCGTAGTACCCTGGCGTGGCCTTGTACCACCCACTTCCCAGTGCAGCGACCCCTGCAGGAAGAATGAAGTGAAGAGTATGCAGCCTGGAGATGTGTGCTGCTGGATCTGTATCCCCTGTCAGCCCTACCAGTACCTGCAGGACGAGTTCACCTGTGCTGACTGCAGCTTCGGTCAGTGGCCTCTGGCCAACTTGACTGGCTGCTACGATCTGCCTGAAGAGTACATTCGGTGGGAGGATGCCTGGGCCATTGGGCCTGTCACCATCTCCTGCTTTGGTATACTGTGTACTCTGTCAGTAGTGGGCCTGTTCTTCAAGCACAATGAGACTCCAGTGGTTAAGGCAAGTGGACGTGAACTCTCCTACATCCTCCTGCTGGGAGTCCTGATGTGCTACAGCATGACTTTCATCTACATTGCCAAACCTTCTACGGCTGTTTGCACTCTACGTCGACTAGGCCTGGGCACCTCATTCGCAGTGTGTTACTCCGCCCTGCTAACCAAGACCAACCGCATCGCTCGTATCTTCAGTGGGGTGAAGGATGGAGCCCAGCGGCCACGCTTCATTAGTCCAGCCTCCCAGGTAGCAATCTGCGGCGCTCTTATCTCCTGCCAGCTTCTTGTAGCCATTATCTGGCTGTTGGTGGAGGTGCCAGGGGTTCGGAAGGAGGTTAGCCCAGAGAGGAGAGACGTGGTCACCCTCAAGTGCAACAGCAGGGACTCCAGCATGCTCATGTCACTCACCTACAACTGCATCCTCATTATCCTCTGCACTGTCTATGCCTTCAAGACGCGAAAGTGCCCTGAAAACTTCAATGAGGCCAAGTTCATTGGGTTCACCATGTATACCACCTGCATCATCTGGCTCGCTTTCCAGCCAATCTTCTACGTCACTGCCAGCGACTACAGG GTGCAGACCACCACCATGTGTATTTCCGTCAGTCTGAGTGGCTCAGTGGTTCTCGGCTGCCTCTTCGCCCCCAAGATCCACATCATCCTGTTCCAGCCCCAGAAAAATGTTGCCTCACTCAGAGTCACAGCCAACCGTTTCAGTGCCACGGTGTCTGCTTCTGCCTCCGCTCCCAGCTCCAGCTACTCTAAAG GATCAGCTTCTAACTACGTGCCAGCCGTTTGCAACGGCCGCGAGGTGGTGGACTCTACAACGTCCTCTTTGTGA